The sequence below is a genomic window from Candidatus Eremiobacterota bacterium.
CGGGACCTGGAAGAACACAAAGTGACACTGGTATCGAGGGTTGATCACCAGAAAACGCAGGTGCCCATCGAGAACCTGGAAGAGACCGTGGAGCGCACCCTGGCCTCCATCCAGCAGAAATTCCTGGAGAAGGCCCGCCATCACCTTATGAGCAACATTTTCCCCGTGGAATCCGTTGAACAGTTCATGGCCATCAAGGACAGCCAGAGAGGGTTTTACAAGGCGGCCTGGTGCGGCCGCGAGGAGTGCTCCACAAAGATCGCCGAGGCCACAAAGACCACGCCGCGGTGTATCTCGCTTGAGGAAAAAACCGAAGGTCCCTGCCTTCAGTGCTCGCAGAAAGGCTCTCACGTAATCTATTTTGCCCGTGCATACTAGGAGGGAACAATATGAAAGTGATCAGTATTCCGCCTGAAAGCGCCCTCTTTCTGAACCGGCTCACCGCCGTGAAGGGAGGGGAGGAGCTCGACCTCATCGAGGAGATAAAGCACTACCGGGTCTTTCACCAGTTCACCCTGCAGTGGCTCCAGGGGAAATCAGCCCTCACCGATGAGGAGCAGACGAGGCTCTCCAATGCCCTTTACCTTCTCCAGAGAAGAGAGGAGCTCCTCAACGAGATAGAGACCAGGGGCCTGGACGACGGCCTCTATGACGAGCTCAGGAAAATAGAGTTCGAAATAGCCGATACCTTCACTGCTCTCACCCAGGAACGGGAGAAATCACCCATTTCCCCCATCCCTGCCGTCAATGAGCTGCTCATGAGCACCTGGGCTTCCATCCACAGGGAAGCCCCCCTGGAGCGTGTAAAAGAAGCGCTTGACGTGGCAAATGGGTACCTCCGGAACCTGGAAGGTGATTACAATGCCATTGCCCATACCTTCAAAGAAGAGGTGAAGCATGAATTCGCCCTTGGCTTTGAAGTCACAAAAACCGCCCTCGCCGACATTGGGAGCGCCCTTCTCTCAGGTGACAGGGCGGCCCTGGAAGGCCCTTCAGGAAGGCTGAAGGAGGGGAGCGGCCTTTTGAATTATTACCTCGAATGGCAACAGTCGCAGGAAGAGAAGCTCCTGACCCAGTTTAACAGGTTCAACATCCCCTTCATAGGTCCCGACCTGCAGATACTCCTCGAGGAGATGAGAGAGGGGAACTACTCGGAGGAGAAGCTCCTTCTGATAAAGGAATTCTCACTCCCGAAGCTTCTTCAGTTCTGGGAGGCCACCAACGAAAGGCTTTTTATCAAGCCGTCACAGAAACTGGAGCTGCTGGAGAAAATGGATGAGGCGCTTCAGGCGCTCCAGGCAGCCTTTGAGAGCTTGAAGGAGAACACCGGGGCCTCGATTGACCACTATGAGGAATGCCTTCAGAAGCTTTCGTCCCTCTTTACCGCTATTGACCACGAAACCCTTCACTGGAACAGCCTCATCGGTACAGGAGGGGAACTCCTGGGAGAGGCCATAAAAAATGTCTACTACGGCACCCTTCCGGACTTTGCCCTCGAGGAGGTCATAGGCTATTTCAAGTATACTCCCCAGGTGAGCTACCTGGAAGAGGGCATCGCACAGCTTGAGGCCTATTTCCAGGATCACAACAGGGAGCGGCTTCTTCACGGCCTTGAGCACATCCTCGCGGTGCTGCCCGGAAAAGAAGAGGAGGCAGACTCGCAGGTCTCCACGATCCCATGCGCATACTGCGGCACTGCCAATGAGCCGGCCAGGGCGTTCTGCTCCAAATGCAACGCGCGCCTTATGTTTAAGGAAGCGATAATTCTTGACCAGGACCAGGAAAAGGAGGGAGTTGAAGAGAAGCCGGTCAACCTTATGGAACTGCCCCTGCCTGCAACAGCGGAGCCTCTCATCAGGCTGGTGAACACCATCGAAAAAGGCACGGTCAATGACGAGGATGCCAAGTCGTACCTTTACTCCTTCAGGAACCTCGTGGAGAATGCCAAGAAAGAGATTGCCGCCGACAAATCGCTTCCCCCGGAAGGCAAGGAAAAAATGAAAGCGCTCATGGAGGTCTTTTCTGAGGCTGCCGCTGAAGCGATACAGTACCTCTCAAGCCATGACAGCGCAGTTATTCACAGGGCCCTCAGGAAAATCTCAGAGGCATCGGTGAATGCCCGGAGACTGGGCGAGCCTCAGGAAGCCCGGGAGGAGTGATTACTGCTTTTTTCCGGCCTCGTAGCCCATCTGGAAGGCCTTCAGGTTAAGGTCAAGCCACCGGGGAGCGATTCTCTTCCTGAGCGCTGCCTCTACGGCCTCCCTGGCAAGAACGAAATTCTCAAGGGCCACCATGGCCCCGAGCATAACTATATTTCCCGCCACGGTGCTCCCCGCGCTCCTTGCAATCTCAAGGGCCGGGACGGCGATTACCTTCAACCCCCCGTTTCTCATGTTCTCTATGAGCTTCTCGACCTTGGGATAGGCGCCCTGCCCCAGAGAGACCCCCGGCGGCACAAGGGGATCCGTATTGGTTACTATCCCCGTGCGGGGCGAGGCTTTCTCCAGGGTCCTGTAGGTCTCGACAGGCTCAAAGCCGAGAATGACATCGGCCTCGCCCTTTGCCACAAGGGGACTTTCAAAATCCCCTATCTTCATCTCCGTGGTCACTACGCCGCCGCGCTGGGCCATGCCATGGACCTCACTCATGACCGCCTTGAGGCCCTCCTCTATTGCTGCCGTCCCCAGTATATCAGAGACGGTAAGTATTCCCTGGCCGCCAACGCCTACTATTACAAGCTGTAAATTTCTACTCATTGCTCCTCACCTCGATTGATTTAGTGGGACACACCTGGGCACAGACGCCGCAGCCGTCACAGAGCGCCCTGTTTATGAAAACATTTCTCTCCTCACTGGAAAAGGCAGGGCAGGCGAACTGCGTTACGCAGACAAGGCAGTGAGAGCATGTCTCCTGGTTCACCTCAAAGGTCTTCCATTCGCCCTTCTTCCTGCGCTCCCTGTCGGCAACAAGAGCGCACTCCCTCCGGGAGACAATGACGGAAAGGCCTTCATGGCCAAGCGCTTCCTGGAATGTCTCAACAGTTGCATTGAGATCATAAGGATCAACAACTTTTACGAATTCAACGCCTATTGCCTTGACAAGCTTCTCGATGTCAACGGCGGGAGCCTTCATGCCATTGACTTCGCAGGCGATTCCGGGATGAGGCTGGTGGCCTGTCATCGCCGTGGTCCTGTTGTCAAGAATCACCAGCAGAAAGCTGTGGGCATTGTGATAGGCACTGATAAGCCCTGTCACACCGGAGTGAAAGAAGGTGCTGTCCCCTATAAAGGAGACCACCTTCTTTCCCGTAGCCCTCGAGATCCCGCAGGCAGTCCCCACGCTTGATCCCATGCAGAGAAGGTAATCAGCCATTGACTGGGGCGCCATGATACCGAGGGTGTAGCACCCGATATCAGTGGGAAAAATGGCATCCTTAATCTTGGCCTTTCTTAATGCCACTTTGACGGCATGGTAGGTAGCCCTGTGGGAGCAGCCGGGACAGAGCACGGGGGGACGCGGGGGAAGCGTCAGGGCCTCCACTTCAACACACTCTACTGTATATGGCACACCACGCCATTCACAGAGGGCCTTCTTCAGAATGTCAGGGCTGTATTCATACATCACCGAAAAAAGACCGTCTCGCTTGCCCCGTATCCTTGCGGTGATGCCTTCCCTCTGGGAGAGCACTCTTACGGCATTTTCCAGGTAGGGGTCAAGCTCTTCCACGATAAGCACATCCTCGCAGCTCCTGAGAAAATCAGAAATCTTTTTTTCAGGAAGGGGGGCCGTCATTCCCAGCTTGAGGACCCGCACATCCATTTTCATCGCCCTCGCCGCGTCCATGACATAATTATAGGCGCACCCGGAGGTGATAATTCCATAGGGCGACTTATCCCCCACCTGCTCGACAAAGTTGTACGGCGACTGTTCAGACATTTCTCTTGCTTTTACAAGTTTCTGCTGCAGCTCGCGGTGCATGGTCCTTGCAAAAGCGGGAACGGGAACCCATCGTGAGGGATTTTTTTCGAAATCACCCTGCCTTCTCCCCCCCGTAATCTCTCCAAAGGTCACTACAGAGCGGATATGGGCAACCCGCGTAGTAGTCCTCACGAGAAAGGGAAGCTCCAGCGCCTCCGACAGCTCAAACCCTTTCTTCATCATCTCATAGGCCTCGACGGGATCGGAAGGCTCAAGCATCGGTGCCCTTGATATCTCAGAAAAATAGCGGGTATCCTGCTCATTCTGAGAGGAGTGCATCGAGGGATCATCAGCGACAATCACCAGAAACCCCCCTCTTGTCCCGGTGTACACCGCTGTCATGAAGGGATCGGAAGCCACGTTCAATCCCACATGCTTCATGAACACCATGCTTCTCAGGCTGCAGGCGGCAGCTGAGGCTGCGACTTCCATCGCCACCTTTTCATTAATGGAGAACTCAAACGAGACCCCCGCCGGGCCTGCAATTTCCGAGAGCACATCTCCGATTTCCGATGAGGGAGTGCCTGGGTACGTGGCAGCGAAATTGAGGCCTCCTTCAAGGGCGCCTCTTACCAGTGCCTCATTCCCAAGCACAAAGTACTTATCACCGGCTTTCCCTTCCAGTATATCTCGTGGTTTCACAACTACCTCCTTGGCCGGGCTCTGTACTTTGATATTCTTTTACGATTCCTGCAGGGATAGCGTCTCCAGAGCCGCGATCTTATATGGTGTATAGAGTTTCTTTCTTGAGAGGAAAAAACCTTTTGGTCAATAAAGAGGAATATAGGGGTATGTGAAGAATCTTCTATGCCTAATCAACATAAGGAGCGTTCAGAATATGAACCCACGCACAATTCTCTCGATACTTATTATCGCCCTCCTTGTCATCCCGATGGCCGGGTGCGGCAAGAAGGTGGTGAATCTGGAATACCGCCTCCCCAAGGATGATTTGTCAAAGTACAAGATCTCCACGAGCTCCACGATAAACACCACGGCTTCAGACGGTAAAAACTCCACCATGAAGACCACCACTGATGCGGAAATCTCCCAGAAGGTCAAGGACGTCAGCAAAACAGGCGATCTCGTCCTCGATGTCACTTACAACAACGTGAAGATCACCCTTGAGAGGGACGGGAAAACCCAGACCATGCCCACAGGCGCCCTCGATGGAAAAACAGTCAACATGAAAATGTCCAAAAAGGGCAAGCTCCTTGAAGTCGAAGGAGAGGAAATTGACTCCGGAGGAGGCATGAAACAGCTCTCCCAGATGAACGCCGTATTTCCCGATAAACCGGTGAAAATTGGTGACACCTGGGAGAACACCGACACCTCCGACATTCCCCTGGGGGCCCCGGAGCTTAAAATGGTCCAGAAGGTGACAAGCAAATATACCTTCCAGTCCATTGAAAAGATGAACAACATTGAATGTGCGAAGGTGACAGTGGCAGCCACGCTCAACCAGGAAGTGCAGAAGGGGAAAGACGTGGACAAGCTTCCCGTGAAAATTGACGGCAAGGGCGAGGGCAAAGTGGATGGCACATTCTATTTCGGCATCACCAAGGGGAAAGTGGTCAAGGCTGAGATGATCATGGACATGGACAATACCATGAACATCCAGCAGAAAGCTAAAAAGGCTTCCACAAGCACAAAAGTGAAGATGAACATGTCAATGGAGCTCATTAACGCCAACTAAACCTCGGGATTCATATCAGGTAAGCAAAGCAGCCTGCAGGAAATCACTCCTCCAGGCTGCTTTATTTTTGCCTTCATGCCGCACCGCATGCGGAAAAAATTACACGCACCCATGGAAGGTGCGTGTAAAATAATCCCAAAATGCGGCGATGCAATTTAACGCTTGGTCCACTGAAAGCCCTTGCGCGCGCGCTTGCGGCCGTATTTCTTTCTTTCCTTCTCTCTGGGATCCCTGGTGAGGAGACCATCTTTCTTGAGAGGGGAGCGAAGGGTTTCATCAAATATGACAAGCGCCCGGGAAATGCCATGGCGGATCGCGCCAGCCTGGCCTGCGATGCCGCCTCCCACCGATTTGGCGATGACATCAAACTTGTCCTGAAGCTTGACCAGCTCAAGAGGCTTGCGCACCTGGAGCTCCATGATCTTTCTTCCAAAATACTGCTCGATAGGCCGGCTGTTGATGCTGATATTTCCTTTACCAGGCATGAGCCATACCCTTGCAATGGCAGTCTTCCTTCTTCCCGTCGCGTAGTAGCTCGTAGTCTTTTGTGAAGTTTTTGCCCTGGCCATCATGATCCTCCAAATTATATCTCCAGTTTTTCTGGTTTCTGAGCGCTATGCGGATGTTCTACACCGCTATATACCTTGAGCTTCTTAAGACGCGGCGCCCGCATCTTGTTATTGGGCAGCATTCCTTTCACTGCCTCGAGAATCAGCCTCTCGGGATGCTTCTTATGCACTTCCAGAGCCGTCCGCTGCCTTAATCCCCCGGGATAACTGCTGTGACGGTAATAAATCTTGTCACTCCATTTCTTGCCCGTGAGCTTCACCTTGTCAGCATTGACCACTACCACGAAATCGCCTATATCCATATAGTGCACGTACTCTGGTTTATGCTTTCCTATGAGGATTTTGGCTATTCCCGTTGCCAGTCTCCCCAGTACCTTGTTCTCTGCATCGACAATAAACCACTTTTTCTCTATATCCTTGATGCTTACAAAAGGAGTATCCAACGAAAACCCTCCCATGACTCATTTTTTTAATAACAGCTTTTACATTCTAATATAAAAAACCGAATATGTCAAGAGATTTTCTCTATCCTTCTTATCCATCACGTGATCCCATGAAAATTTCAGGGATCCTGCGCCGCATTCTTGGCGCAGGAGAAGAGCTTGACGCCGTCAAGAAGGAGCTTCTTCACGGTCTCTTCATTATTTTTTTCAAGAGCGGCTTCAAGGTCACTCAGCATCTTTTCCATGGCATCCCTGTCAAGAGCACAGCTGTGGACCTTGAGAATTTTCTCAACGCCTGTGGGACTGATGGTCTCGCCGACATTGACAAGCTCCTCCTCGAGCTTCTCACCGGGCCTTGAGCCCTGTATCTCGATCCTGATGTCCCTGCCGACCTCATATCCCGAGAGGCGGATCAGGTTCTTTGCGAGATCAAGGATTTTAATAGGTTTTCCCATGTCGAGCATGTAAATCTCACCTCTCTCCCCGATGGCACCTGCCTGAATCACCAGCTGCACCGCCTCAGGAATGGTCATGAAATAACGGGTCATGTCGGCATGAGTCACCGTCACGGGGCCGCCGCTTTTTATCTGGTGCTTGAACGTGGGGATAACGCTCCCCCGTGAGCCAAGGACATTTCCGAAACGGACTGCAATAAATTTGGTCGATGAGTGGGCAGCCCCCGTGGCGACCAGAATCTCGGCAATCCGCTTTGAGGCCCCCATGACGCTTACCGGATTCACTGCCTTGTCAGTGGAGAGGAAGATAAAGCGTTCAACTCCATATTTGCCTGCTGCCTCAACAAGATTCCTTGTGCCCTTGACATTATTCTTTATAGCCTCGCGGCTGTTGTGCTCCATGAGCGGTACATGCTTATGGGCGGCAGCATGAAATACCACCTGAGGCCTGACATTCTCAAAGAGCCAGTTCAGCATCGACCGGTCCTTGATATCTCCGATTACGGTTCTGAGAGGAATCGCGGTATGTGACGAGAGCTCCAGCCATATCTCATGAATGCTGTTTTCGCCATGGCCGAGCAGCACGAGCTCACGGGGCTCAAGCCGGAGCACCTGGCGGCAGATCTCGCTCCCGATGGAGCCTCCGGCGCCCGTCACCAGGACAGTATTGTTCTTGATATAGCTGGAAAGCCTTTCAAGATCGAGAGTCACCGGAGCACGCTCCAGCAGATCCTCGATCTGCACTTCACGTATCTGGTTTACCGCGATTTTTCCATCAAGTATCTCTGATATGCTCGGGATGATCTTGAGGGCCACCTTGAGCTTTTCGCAGCGCGACACAAGCTCCCTCACGTAGCTGGGAGAAGAAAGGGCAATGATGAGCTCATCAATGCTTTTGTTCTCAATGACCTTCGCGATGGTTTCCTTGGTGCCGAGCACGGGGACCCCATGTATCATCACATGAGCCCGGGTGAGGTCATCATCAATAAAGCCGACGGGAATATACCCCGCTCCCTTCTGGCGCTGCATTTCTCTTAAGGCCAGCTCTCCTATATCATTGGCACCGACGATCAGGACCCTCTTCTGCTGAACGCTTTTGTGAGGGCGTGCCCTCTCGCTCACAAGCCTGAGAACGAAGCGGATTCCTCCAAGGAAAAATATGTTTGCGAACCAGGCAATGGCGACAATGCCGCGGGGGAAAACCGATCCTGAGGTGACGAAGCTGAAGATAAGATAGGGTGCAAGAGCTGTGGACACGGCATACACGATGGTGATAAGCTCATAAAGCCCGGCATAACGCCATACCTTTTCATAAAGGCCAAAGAGGTAAAAGACCACCACGCAGACAGGAGCTATAGTGAAAAAATAGAGGCAGGGCGTGATGAACCGAGCAGGAATCTCTCCTTCAAAGCGGATGAGGATAGAGAGGCCTATGGCACAGGCTGAAAGAATGAGATCGACGCCCATAAAGAGAAACTTGCCGCTTATTTTCACTTTTGAGTGCCCCCGCCTGTCCTTGATTGTCCATGCATTTTAGACCGCATAAAGCCCGCTGCAACGGGAACATATGGGGAGCCTGCCTTGACGGATCAGCTCAGTCCTGAAATGCCTCATGGATTCATTGTTCCATACAGAGGCAATTGTATCCTCATTGATATGGCCGATGATAATATCAGGATAATCATTGCAGGTAACAATTTCACCGTTTTCGAGGACATTTGCGGCATACCAGGGGATATGGCAGCGCTCAATTCCTGATGTATAGTCATAATCCTTGTAATAATCGGAAATCTGCCAGGGTTTAAGAGCCGGGAAGAAAGAGTAAGGGATCCGGTGAGGTTTTTTCCGAATCCTCATGATGTCCCTTAAGAGGGCCGAAGGCTCGAGGCCCTCTCTGTCAAGCAGATAACGCTCCCAGGAAAGAGAGGGACTGTTAAAGGTATCCATAAGGAAATTATTGTATCCATGGCCTTTCTGCTCATCAACAGTGAAGGGATGGCAGAATATGAAGCGTTCAATGCCCAGATCCTCGGCAAGGTCCAGGATGTCAGAGAGAAAATGATAATTCTCCTTGGTGATCATCAAGGTGCCGGTAATCAGGGGATTTCGGCTCTTTTTTTCCTTCCTCACCCTGAGGAGGGCCCGCATGCCGCTTTCCATTTCCTCATAAGCATTGGACCGTGGATTCAAGTTCTTATAGACCTGCTGTGTACCGTCAAGCGAGATCACAAGCTCAGCGATTTGATTTTCCACGAGAGAAGGCGCCAGATTCTCCAGATTATGGCCCCTGGTGGCAAGCACGCAATAGATCTTCCTCTCCCCAATTGTCTCCAGTACTGAGGCTATATAAGGGTGGGAAAGAGGCTCGCTCCCCCAGAGATAGATGTTTGAGCGCATCTGGGAGACCTCCTCGAGAAGCTTGGCGAAAAGGGAGGAAGAGAGGTAGTTATCGCTTTCCCTGCGCTGGCTGGACTTTAACGGGGAGCATCCGAAGGATCCGAACTGCCCATATATGAGGGTTTCCGAGTTTTCGGGGGGGGTCATCCTCACATTGACCACTTTTGGGAGACCTGGGCACTGAGCCTGTGAGATCCAATAGTGCCACCTCGCCCCCCCCTTTTTCTGAAAGAAACCTTTCATTGATTCCCAGAGGAACTCAGGATGGTGAGCAAAAAGCTGAAGCTGCCTCAGTGGCATTCTTTCTACCCCTTGTGCATGTAAGGTACCTTATCCTTCTGCAGGCAGGGGGCAATATCCTATGAGGTACCGCTTAATTATTTTGGCGGTGCCTTCTGCCTGAGCTCCGGATCAAGCTTCAGGGCTTTGTCGATGTACTCCCCTGCCTTTTTATTCTGTCCCATCTTTTCAAAAGCATATCCCAGAAACAGGTAGGTAAGCGGGAAAGAGGGATCCTTCTCAGATGCAAGGGTCAGGTTGCCTATAGCCTGCAGATTGTCGCCAAGCTGGTAGAAGCCGTAGCCGGCGGCAAAAAGTGCCGATGCATTCTCCTTGTTCAGCTTCAGGGATGTCTCAAGGAGGGCTATGGCCTCCCGGTATTCCTTTTTCTTCAGGTATATATTCGCCAGGCCCAGGTAAGTGTCTGAGAGCTGGAGCTTTGTGGGGTCGCGTCTGAAAAACCAGAAGCGCTCGAGGGTATCGGGGGGAAATCTCTTTATGGCATCACGATAGATTCTTTCAGCTTCATCAAAATTCTTCCGGCTGATGGCACAGGCAGCGCTGTCATTATAGAAGCTCGGGTAGTTAACGGGATCGAGCCTGAGGGCTTTTAAGAAGCAGGCATAGGCCTCATCATAACGGCCTTGCTCCCAGTACACTTTCCCCAGGAAATGATGGAGCACCGCCCTTGCAGGATCAAGCGCCACTGCCCGCTTGAGATGCATTTCCGCCATTCTGAAATATTCCGGAGAGGTCTGGTGCGCCATAGCCTGGGTGAAATAGTGATTTGCCAGGTTCCTCTGCAACTCACTGTCATAGGGGTCAATGGAAGCGGCAAGACGGTAGCATTCAAAAGCCTCCTTCGTCCTGTTCATGGTACGGAGCGTATCGCCAGTCTCGGTATAACGGCGGGCAAAGTACGGCATGACAAGAACAATTGAGCAGATCATGAAAAGAATACAGAAGCCGAACTGGACTGCCATGTGGCGGCTCAGCCCCTTGATGAAAAAATCTCCGTCTCTCTCTCCCTGAAAAGCGGCATGGTGCTCTTCTGCTTTGGAACCTCTTACGACACGCCCCATGCTTGAGGCAAAAAGGGCGACCCACACTGCGGGAATGGCAGGGAAAAACCAGTCAACATCGACAAAATGGTGCAGGAAGCTCCCCAATGCTCCAATACCGATCCCCACATAGGAATAATAAAGAAATGCCCTCTCCTTTATCTCGGCCAGAAGTCTGAGATATCTGCTGAAAAGCGCCCACAAGAGCCAGAGAAAAGAAAGAAAGACTATCCAGCCCATCTCTGAGAGAAACTGAAAATAGAGATTATGGGGGTACTTGGAAAAATGGCGTATGTCGTCTTCATAGAGGGGATAGAATCTCCCGTAGGTCTTGAGTCCTGTTCCCAAGAGAGGGTATTTAAGAGAGATCTTTACCGCTGCTTTCCAGAACTGAAGGCGGGCTTCCCGTGACATGTCTCCTTCCGAGACAAGCTCCACAGCCCGCTGCTTCAGTCTCTCCTGCACGGCAACCTGGTTTTTGCCGGGAGCCTTTTCATGAGGAAGAAAATAAGGAATAAAGAACATAAGCAGAGCAAGCGCCGCTGCCCTTAGAGCCACCCTCCTCCTGCTCTGGAACTGCACCTTGCCTAAAAGCGCAAGCAGTACCAGGAATGCCATGCTGACGGCAAGGCTCAGGAGCACTCCCCTTGAGAAGGTGAGTATGATACAGATCCCGAAGGTGAGGCTGCAAAGGCCGTATAGCATGCTCCTCGACATATCAGAAGCGCTCACAAAAAGCGAAAAGGCCAGCGGAAAAAAGAGGAGAAGGAAACCGCCGAAGACATCAATCTGATAAAAGGTGGAATAGAGGCCTCCCATCTCCTTCTGGAGGCCGTATTTAAAAAAGAGGCCTATGCAGCAGACTGCAAAAGCGACCATCATGAGAAAGTGAATAAAAAAATGATAGTACTGCTCAAGGCTCCAGAGATCATAGATGATGACAAAAAGAAGGACATAACAGAGGAGATTCGCCCATTCCAGGATGCTGTCATGGACATAGGAGGAACAGAACGAGGAAATCAGGGAAATGACCATAAAGAGAGCAAGGGGGAGTCTCAGCTCCCTGAAAGGCGGAAGGACCCTGAAGGGGATCAGAAGCCAGAATGAGGCGAAAGCGAGGGTAAAGAACCTGAAGAGGGATTCGGGCCTGGGATGATGACCGCCAAAATCCAGGCAGAGATAGAAAAGAAGCAGGCAAATCCCGATCCTTGGAATCCAGGGAATGGATTTTTCAAAAAAACGCCCGGAGAGCGACAGTACCATCACCTCAAAAAAGAAAATGCGTCAGATGCTTGGAATCGGGCTTTTTTTACTTATTCACGTCAGTCTTCTGCCGGTACATGAGCAAACAGTTCTTCAAGAGTCTCTTTCCCTTTTTCCATGCTGTAGCGCATAGCCCCAAAATTGGCCCCTGCCTTGGCGATAGTGATAAGAATATGTGATGGGCCTGCCGTCCTCACCACCATGAGACCCTGTTCAAACTCAAGGACCCAGTAAATAAAAGCCTTGCCTTTTTCGTCCTGGCGGAACTCGCCTACGGCATCTATGCCGCTTTTCACTATTTGTGCTATCTCATCAACTTCAATCGCCTCATTGTTGATGCTGTCTATTACAAAGCCCTCTCTTGAGAGGGTTATCACCGCAGAGACTCCCTTGGTCTTGATAAGGCTCTGGAGCACAGAATTGACTGAATCCTTGATTTCCTCATAGTATTTCCTCCGGGCCTCGGAGACTCCTCCAGCCTGTGCCCGGAGAGCTTCTTCAAGTTCTTTCTCGTGCTCTAATCTCTCGCGTTCTTCTCTCTCGCGTTCTTCTCTCTCGCGTTCTTCTCTCTCGCGCTCTTCTCTCTCGCGCTCTTCTCTCTCGCGTTCTTCTCTCTCGCGTTCTTCTCTCTCGCGCTCTTCTCTCTCGCGCTCTTCTCTCTCGTGCTCTTCTCTTTCGTGCTCTTCTCTCTCGTGCTCTTCTCTCTCGTGCTCTTCTCTCTCGTGCTCTTCTCTTTCGCGCTCCGCCTCCATTTCGCGCTCATGCTTCTG
It includes:
- a CDS encoding tetratricopeptide repeat protein is translated as MVLSLSGRFFEKSIPWIPRIGICLLLFYLCLDFGGHHPRPESLFRFFTLAFASFWLLIPFRVLPPFRELRLPLALFMVISLISSFCSSYVHDSILEWANLLCYVLLFVIIYDLWSLEQYYHFFIHFLMMVAFAVCCIGLFFKYGLQKEMGGLYSTFYQIDVFGGFLLLFFPLAFSLFVSASDMSRSMLYGLCSLTFGICIILTFSRGVLLSLAVSMAFLVLLALLGKVQFQSRRRVALRAAALALLMFFIPYFLPHEKAPGKNQVAVQERLKQRAVELVSEGDMSREARLQFWKAAVKISLKYPLLGTGLKTYGRFYPLYEDDIRHFSKYPHNLYFQFLSEMGWIVFLSFLWLLWALFSRYLRLLAEIKERAFLYYSYVGIGIGALGSFLHHFVDVDWFFPAIPAVWVALFASSMGRVVRGSKAEEHHAAFQGERDGDFFIKGLSRHMAVQFGFCILFMICSIVLVMPYFARRYTETGDTLRTMNRTKEAFECYRLAASIDPYDSELQRNLANHYFTQAMAHQTSPEYFRMAEMHLKRAVALDPARAVLHHFLGKVYWEQGRYDEAYACFLKALRLDPVNYPSFYNDSAACAISRKNFDEAERIYRDAIKRFPPDTLERFWFFRRDPTKLQLSDTYLGLANIYLKKKEYREAIALLETSLKLNKENASALFAAGYGFYQLGDNLQAIGNLTLASEKDPSFPLTYLFLGYAFEKMGQNKKAGEYIDKALKLDPELRQKAPPK